Proteins encoded together in one Streptomyces sp. NA04227 window:
- a CDS encoding PLP-dependent aminotransferase family protein: MAQWTSAVGSNQLAKLLTSQQSRPPKPGSRRPPAYRFLADGIRLLVLEGRIPVAARLPAERELAMAMSVSRTTVAAAYEALRSEGFLESRRGAGSWTAVPAGNPLPARGLEPLPPEALGSVIDLGTAALPAPEPWLTRAVQGALEELPPYAHTHGDYPAGLPALRAMLAERYTASGIPTMPEQIMVTTGAMGATDALCHLFAGRGERIAVESPSYANILQLMREAGARLVPVAMAEGLGGWDMDRWRQVLREAAPRLAYVVADFHNPTGALADEDQRRSLVDAARSAGTVLVVDETMIELNFDENSAMPRPVCGFDPAGSTVITVGSASKAFWAGMRIGWVRAAPDVIRSLVAARAYADLGTPVLEQLAVNWLLSTGGWESAVELRRAQGRENRDTLVAALRRELPDWEFAVPQGGLTLWVRTGGLSGSRIAEAGERVGVRVPSGPRFGVDGAFEGFVRLPFTVTGAVADEAASRLAAAARLVESGAAAGGESPRTFVA, from the coding sequence ATGGCGCAGTGGACTTCGGCGGTGGGCTCGAACCAGCTCGCCAAGCTGCTCACCTCCCAGCAGTCGCGCCCCCCGAAGCCGGGCAGCAGGCGCCCGCCCGCCTACCGCTTCCTCGCCGACGGCATCCGGCTGCTCGTCCTGGAGGGGCGGATCCCGGTCGCCGCCCGGCTGCCCGCCGAGCGCGAACTCGCCATGGCGATGAGCGTCAGCCGTACCACCGTGGCCGCCGCCTACGAGGCGCTGCGCAGCGAGGGCTTCCTCGAATCCCGTCGGGGCGCGGGCAGTTGGACGGCCGTACCGGCGGGCAACCCGCTGCCCGCGCGGGGCCTGGAGCCGCTGCCGCCGGAGGCCCTCGGTTCGGTCATCGACCTCGGCACCGCCGCCCTCCCCGCGCCCGAACCCTGGCTGACCCGCGCCGTTCAGGGCGCCCTGGAGGAACTGCCGCCCTACGCCCACACCCACGGCGACTACCCGGCGGGGCTGCCCGCACTGCGCGCCATGCTCGCCGAGCGCTACACGGCGAGCGGCATCCCGACCATGCCCGAGCAGATCATGGTCACCACGGGGGCGATGGGCGCCACGGACGCGCTCTGTCATCTGTTCGCCGGGCGCGGGGAACGCATCGCCGTGGAGTCCCCGAGCTACGCCAACATCCTTCAGCTGATGCGGGAGGCCGGTGCCCGGCTGGTGCCGGTCGCCATGGCCGAGGGGCTGGGCGGCTGGGACATGGACCGCTGGCGCCAGGTCCTGCGCGAGGCGGCGCCCCGACTCGCGTACGTCGTCGCAGACTTCCACAACCCCACCGGCGCGCTCGCCGACGAGGACCAGCGGCGCAGCCTGGTGGACGCGGCCCGCTCGGCCGGGACGGTCCTGGTGGTCGACGAGACCATGATCGAGCTGAACTTCGACGAGAACAGCGCCATGCCGCGTCCCGTCTGCGGATTCGACCCCGCCGGGTCGACGGTGATCACCGTCGGCTCCGCCAGCAAGGCATTCTGGGCGGGCATGCGCATCGGCTGGGTGCGGGCGGCCCCGGACGTCATCCGCAGCCTGGTCGCCGCCCGAGCCTACGCGGACCTCGGCACCCCCGTCCTCGAACAGCTCGCCGTCAACTGGCTGCTGAGCACGGGCGGTTGGGAGTCGGCGGTGGAACTGCGGCGGGCCCAGGGCCGGGAGAACCGCGACACCCTGGTCGCGGCGCTGCGCCGGGAACTGCCCGACTGGGAGTTCGCGGTGCCCCAGGGCGGCCTGACGCTGTGGGTACGTACCGGCGGTCTGTCCGGCTCCCGTATCGCGGAGGCGGGGGAGCGGGTCGGTGTACGGGTGCCCTCGGGCCCGCGGTTCGGAGTGGACGGGGCCTTCGAGGGCTTCGTGCGCCTGCCGTTCACGGTGACCGGAGCGGTGGCGGACGAGGCGGCCTCCCGGCTGGCGGCCGCGGCCCGGCTGGTGGAGAGCGGGGCCGCGGCGGGCGGCGAATCGCCGCGGACGTTCGTCGCCTGA
- a CDS encoding YitT family protein: protein MTRRLIQLYAGLVLFGASSGLLVVAGLGLEPWGVLHQGLAELSGVSIGLVTIVVGAVVLLLWIPIRQRPGLGTVSNVIVVGLAMDGLIAVTPEVHGLALRLAVLATGIVLNGVATGLYIAAAFGPGPRDGLMTGLNRRTGRSIRVVRTALEIAVVATGFLLGGTVGIGTVAYALAIGPLAQFFLRVFAVPSASAGSPVVAGSKPRRSILRT from the coding sequence CTGACCCGTCGCCTGATCCAGCTCTACGCCGGACTCGTACTCTTCGGGGCCAGTTCCGGGCTGCTCGTCGTGGCCGGTCTGGGCCTGGAGCCCTGGGGCGTACTGCATCAGGGGCTTGCCGAGCTGAGCGGTGTGTCCATCGGCCTGGTCACGATCGTGGTGGGCGCGGTCGTGCTCCTGCTGTGGATACCGATCCGGCAGCGGCCGGGGCTCGGCACCGTCTCCAATGTCATCGTCGTCGGCCTCGCGATGGACGGTCTGATCGCGGTGACACCGGAGGTGCACGGTCTCGCGCTGCGGCTGGCGGTCCTGGCCACCGGAATCGTGCTCAACGGCGTGGCCACCGGCCTCTACATCGCCGCCGCCTTCGGCCCCGGCCCGCGCGACGGCCTGATGACCGGGCTCAACCGGCGCACCGGCCGCTCGATCCGCGTCGTGCGCACCGCCCTGGAGATCGCCGTGGTCGCCACCGGCTTCCTGCTCGGCGGCACGGTCGGCATCGGCACCGTGGCCTACGCGCTGGCCATCGGACCGCTCGCCCAGTTCTTCCTGCGCGTCTTCGCCGTCCCGTCGGCATCCGCGGGCAGCCCGGTCGTTGCCGGCTCGAAACCGCGGCGGTCCATACTGCGAACGTGA
- a CDS encoding glycerophosphodiester phosphodiesterase produces MTRDRRHAYLDHPGPIPFAHRGGAGDGLENTAVAFRRATEAGYRYMETDVHLTADGKLVAFHDTTLDRVTDGRGRIVDLPWSEIRQAKVAGREPVPLFEDLLEEFPEARWNVDVKAEPALEPFLDLVRRAELWDRICLGSFSEDRVARAQRQCGPKLATSYGTTGVLALRMRSWGLPWSVRTTAVAAQVPEAQYGIPVVDRRFVRHAHERGLAVHVWTINDADRMHRLLDLGVDALMTDRLDILRKVFEERGLWV; encoded by the coding sequence GTGACCAGGGACAGACGCCACGCCTACCTCGACCATCCGGGACCCATCCCGTTCGCCCACCGCGGCGGTGCGGGCGACGGCCTGGAGAACACGGCCGTGGCCTTCCGCCGGGCGACCGAGGCCGGATACCGGTACATGGAGACCGATGTCCATCTGACCGCCGACGGAAAGCTGGTCGCCTTCCACGACACCACCCTGGACCGGGTCACCGACGGCCGCGGCCGCATCGTCGACCTGCCGTGGAGCGAGATACGGCAGGCGAAGGTGGCGGGCCGCGAACCGGTGCCGCTGTTCGAGGACCTCCTGGAGGAGTTCCCCGAGGCCCGCTGGAACGTGGACGTCAAGGCCGAGCCGGCCCTGGAGCCCTTCCTCGACCTGGTCCGCCGAGCGGAGCTGTGGGACCGGATCTGCCTCGGCTCCTTCTCCGAGGACCGGGTCGCCCGCGCCCAGCGGCAGTGCGGCCCCAAGCTCGCCACCTCGTACGGCACCACCGGGGTGCTCGCCCTGCGGATGCGGTCCTGGGGCCTGCCCTGGTCCGTGCGGACCACGGCCGTGGCGGCCCAGGTACCCGAGGCGCAGTACGGAATTCCCGTGGTGGACCGGCGCTTCGTCCGCCATGCTCACGAGCGCGGCCTCGCCGTGCACGTGTGGACGATCAACGACGCGGACCGAATGCACCGGTTGCTCGACCTCGGCGTGGACGCGCTGATGACGGACCGTCTCGACATCCTGCGCAAGGTGTTCGAGGAACGGGGCCTGTGGGTCTGA